One genomic region from Fictibacillus marinisediminis encodes:
- the zapA gene encoding cell division protein ZapA, translating into MIGGNFVAEDNMKARTIVEIFGQKYTVIGTETSSHIRSVAAMVDEKMRDIQQYNAVLDTKQLAVLTAVNLMNEYLKTKEELEKLQQQIRKEDK; encoded by the coding sequence ATGATTGGAGGTAATTTCGTGGCGGAAGACAATATGAAAGCAAGGACCATTGTAGAAATCTTTGGTCAAAAATACACAGTAATAGGAACTGAGACTTCCAGCCACATTCGTTCGGTAGCTGCTATGGTTGACGAAAAGATGCGGGATATCCAGCAATATAATGCAGTATTGGATACGAAACAGCTTGCCGTTCTGACAGCTGTTAATCTGATGAACGAATACTTAAAGACTAAAGAAGAGCTGGAAAAATTGCAACAGCAGATTAGGAAAGAGGATAAATAA
- the rnhC gene encoding ribonuclease HIII: MANTVLKVTSQEINKMKEAYQAYLQPSSPPGSIFTAKPAGCTVTAYKSGKVLFQGRTAEIEAGKWGSPTPAASPKPAKAKPPHAFAPPENVSSLSLIGSDEVGTGDYFGPITVVASYVPAAQLELLRELGVKDSKFLNDKQIVSIAKDLLHAIPYSLLVLPNRKYNELQAKGMSQGKMKALLHNKALLNMLEKTKDFPVDGILIDQFCEPGVYYNYLSREGNTVKDKVFFATKGESLHLSVAASSILARYAFIKEMDKISAKTGIEIPKGAGSKVDLKAAEMIRKYGADYLTDIAKIHFANTKKALNLANGKRS, translated from the coding sequence ATGGCAAATACTGTATTAAAAGTAACCTCCCAAGAGATCAATAAAATGAAGGAAGCTTACCAAGCATACCTCCAGCCTTCTTCCCCCCCTGGCAGCATATTTACGGCTAAGCCTGCAGGCTGCACGGTAACGGCCTATAAATCAGGCAAGGTTCTTTTTCAGGGAAGGACGGCTGAAATCGAGGCTGGAAAATGGGGTTCTCCGACACCCGCAGCATCTCCGAAACCAGCTAAAGCAAAACCGCCACATGCCTTTGCTCCTCCTGAAAACGTGAGTTCACTCTCTCTTATTGGAAGCGATGAAGTGGGGACGGGAGATTATTTTGGCCCGATTACCGTCGTGGCCTCCTATGTTCCAGCGGCACAGCTCGAACTGCTAAGAGAACTTGGAGTAAAGGATTCAAAATTTCTGAACGACAAACAGATCGTATCCATCGCCAAGGACCTTCTGCATGCCATCCCATACAGCCTGCTCGTCCTTCCCAACAGGAAGTACAATGAACTTCAGGCAAAAGGGATGAGCCAAGGAAAAATGAAAGCTCTTCTGCATAATAAAGCTCTTCTTAACATGCTTGAAAAAACAAAAGACTTCCCCGTGGACGGTATATTGATCGATCAGTTCTGCGAGCCGGGTGTTTATTATAATTATCTCTCAAGAGAGGGAAACACCGTAAAAGACAAAGTGTTCTTTGCTACAAAAGGTGAATCGCTCCATCTGTCCGTGGCCGCCTCATCCATTCTCGCCCGCTATGCTTTTATTAAAGAGATGGATAAAATCAGTGCTAAAACAGGCATTGAGATCCCGAAAGGCGCCGGCAGCAAAGTGGATTTGAAAGCAGCGGAAATGATCCGCAAGTATGGTGCAGATTATCTGACTGACATCGCAAAGATTCATTTTGCCAACACAAAAAAAGCACTCAATCTAGCAAACGGCAAGCGGAGCTAA
- the polX gene encoding DNA polymerase/3'-5' exonuclease PolX: MNKKQVVNVLEMIAVYLEIKGENSFKTSAYRRAAQALESDDRNMEQIGDPSKLKGIGKGTATVITELLETGKSSLLEELQAAIPSGLLTMLDIPGLGGKKIAKLYQELGVTDIGGLKEACEKEKVRGLAGFGTKTEEKILAAIEELGKRPERLPIAFMLPVAEKIEEQLKDIKGIMKFSLAGSLRRFRETIKDLDFILAVSDAAKVKEQLVQLEGVTDIIAKGDTKVSLQFQYDYPVSVDFRLVSQEQYASALHHFTGSMEHNVKMRQLAKERNEKISEYGVENTETGEITTFSTEEEFYGHFGLQWIPPEVREGGDELEMFREPQRLIEPEDIQGDLHMHSTWSDGANTIEEMAEAAREKGYSFMAITDHSQYLRVANGLTAERLREQRKEIDRLNGKYSDFKILAGVEMDILPDGTLDFDDELLAEMDLVIASIHSSFSQNRETIMKRMKTALESHHVDIIAHPTGRIIGRRPGYDVDLEMLIDAAAETNTALELNAHPSRLDLAPEWLKKAQDKGVKITINTDAHYRDTLGHMDIGVSVARKGYIRRENVLNAMTLDELTSFLKRNDKKE, from the coding sequence TTGAATAAGAAGCAGGTTGTTAATGTCCTTGAAATGATCGCCGTTTATTTAGAGATCAAAGGCGAGAACTCCTTTAAAACTTCGGCTTACCGAAGAGCGGCTCAAGCGTTGGAATCGGATGACCGGAACATGGAGCAGATCGGGGATCCGTCCAAATTAAAAGGAATTGGAAAAGGGACGGCTACTGTCATTACTGAACTTCTTGAGACAGGCAAATCATCGCTGCTTGAAGAATTGCAGGCAGCGATTCCTTCAGGCCTTCTGACCATGCTCGACATACCGGGGCTTGGCGGGAAAAAAATTGCGAAGCTTTATCAGGAGCTCGGAGTAACGGACATCGGTGGCCTTAAAGAAGCATGTGAAAAAGAAAAAGTCAGAGGTCTCGCAGGGTTCGGAACAAAAACAGAAGAGAAAATATTGGCAGCAATCGAGGAACTCGGTAAGCGCCCTGAACGGCTTCCGATTGCATTTATGCTTCCGGTCGCAGAAAAAATTGAAGAACAGCTGAAAGATATAAAAGGTATTATGAAATTTTCTTTGGCAGGCAGCCTCCGCCGTTTTCGTGAGACGATCAAGGATCTGGATTTTATTCTCGCAGTTTCCGATGCGGCTAAAGTGAAAGAACAGCTCGTCCAGCTGGAAGGCGTTACGGATATCATCGCAAAAGGAGATACAAAAGTTTCACTCCAATTTCAGTATGATTATCCTGTTTCAGTCGATTTCAGGCTCGTATCCCAAGAGCAGTATGCCTCTGCTTTGCATCATTTTACCGGTTCCATGGAACATAACGTGAAGATGAGGCAGCTGGCGAAAGAACGCAATGAAAAAATCAGCGAATATGGTGTTGAAAATACAGAAACAGGTGAGATAACAACCTTTTCCACTGAAGAAGAATTCTATGGTCACTTTGGACTTCAGTGGATTCCGCCGGAAGTGCGTGAGGGCGGTGATGAACTTGAAATGTTTCGTGAACCTCAGCGGCTGATTGAACCGGAGGATATCCAAGGAGATCTGCATATGCACTCCACATGGAGCGACGGTGCCAATACGATTGAAGAAATGGCAGAAGCAGCAAGGGAAAAAGGATACTCGTTCATGGCAATTACCGATCATTCTCAGTATTTAAGGGTAGCCAACGGCCTTACAGCTGAACGGCTTCGTGAGCAGCGGAAAGAGATTGACAGGCTGAATGGGAAATATAGTGATTTTAAAATTCTGGCAGGCGTTGAGATGGACATTCTGCCGGATGGAACACTCGATTTTGATGATGAACTCCTGGCTGAAATGGACCTTGTGATCGCCTCCATCCATTCATCTTTTTCTCAAAACAGAGAGACGATCATGAAGAGGATGAAGACTGCGCTCGAAAGCCATCATGTGGACATTATTGCCCATCCGACGGGAAGAATTATCGGACGGCGTCCAGGGTATGATGTTGATTTGGAGATGCTCATCGATGCAGCAGCTGAAACCAATACAGCCCTTGAACTTAACGCTCATCCGAGCCGGCTCGATCTGGCCCCTGAATGGCTCAAGAAAGCACAGGATAAAGGTGTAAAAATCACGATCAATACAGATGCCCATTACCGCGATACTCTGGGGCATATGGACATTGGAGTTTCTGTGGCGAGAAAAGGCTATATTCGCCGGGAAAACGTCCTGAACGCAATGACACTTGATGAGTTAACTTCCTTTTTAAAACGAAATGATAAAAAAGAATAG
- a CDS encoding DUF6254 family protein yields the protein MTHSKARRDGALKAGKETQHPHGKIKSQQEISSEIGMKDTNQLTAQPADYDEIEY from the coding sequence ATGACTCATTCAAAAGCGAGAAGAGATGGGGCTTTGAAAGCCGGCAAAGAAACACAGCATCCACATGGCAAAATCAAATCACAGCAGGAAATCTCGAGTGAAATCGGCATGAAAGACACCAATCAGCTGACCGCACAGCCAGCAGATTATGATGAAATCGAATACTGA
- a CDS encoding TetR/AcrR family transcriptional regulator, whose protein sequence is MKRKGPKYDKIIDAAVSVIAVHGYHQSQVSKIAKQASVADGTIYLYFKNKEDLLVSVFNEKMGTFIERTGNELKSKGSAIEKLLTLIKMHFCLLDADHQLSIVTQLELRQTNRALRAKIGEVLKRYLSLIDLILKEGMEERAFDKNMDTRLARQMIFGTIDETATNWVMNDHRYDLPSLAQPVHQMLVNGLSNNAGAIPAQE, encoded by the coding sequence GTGAAACGTAAAGGCCCAAAGTACGACAAAATAATTGATGCCGCGGTTAGTGTTATTGCAGTCCATGGGTATCATCAGTCCCAAGTGTCTAAAATTGCAAAGCAGGCGTCTGTAGCAGATGGGACGATCTATCTCTATTTTAAAAATAAAGAGGATCTGCTTGTTTCTGTTTTTAATGAAAAAATGGGAACCTTTATCGAAAGAACGGGGAACGAGCTGAAAAGCAAAGGGTCGGCGATTGAAAAACTGTTAACCCTGATTAAAATGCATTTTTGCCTCTTGGATGCTGACCACCAGCTTTCTATCGTCACACAGCTGGAACTTAGGCAGACTAACAGGGCGTTAAGGGCAAAGATTGGGGAAGTGCTTAAACGATATTTATCCCTGATCGACCTCATCCTGAAAGAAGGGATGGAGGAAAGGGCTTTTGACAAGAACATGGATACCCGGCTGGCACGACAGATGATTTTTGGAACCATTGATGAAACGGCCACAAACTGGGTTATGAATGATCACCGTTATGATTTGCCGTCACTTGCTCAGCCTGTACATCAAATGCTTGTTAATGGTTTAAGCAACAATGCAGGGGCTATCCCCGCGCAAGAATAG
- a CDS encoding DUF350 domain-containing protein encodes MDVSHNPFIQTAAYYSVVVLFLVIFLAVFEMVTRYENWVEIKKGNLAVAMATGGKIFGIANIFRYSIAQNDSLPQMMAWGLFGFVLLLAGYFIFEFLTPRFNIDEEIENDNRAVGLISMVISIGLSFVIGSGID; translated from the coding sequence ATGGACGTATCCCACAATCCGTTTATCCAAACGGCGGCATATTACAGCGTAGTCGTACTGTTCCTCGTTATTTTTCTGGCAGTATTTGAAATGGTCACCCGATATGAGAACTGGGTGGAGATTAAAAAAGGCAACCTGGCCGTAGCGATGGCAACCGGAGGGAAAATATTCGGCATCGCCAATATTTTTCGCTATTCCATTGCACAGAACGATTCGCTTCCTCAGATGATGGCTTGGGGCCTATTCGGATTTGTTCTGCTTCTTGCCGGTTATTTTATCTTTGAATTTTTAACCCCGAGATTTAACATTGATGAAGAGATCGAAAACGATAATCGCGCAGTGGGCCTGATCTCCATGGTCATATCCATTGGCCTGTCGTTCGTGATCGGTTCAGGGATTGATTAG
- a CDS encoding AMP-binding protein, with product MERRWLNHYPPEIPSEVEYKEQPLFTYLEEAATKNPEKVALHFLGKEMSYQQLYESAVRFSNGLSSLGIGKGDRVAIMLPNCPQAVIAYYGILLAGGIVVQTNPLYTERELSHQLEDSGAAAIVCLDQLFSRVASVKELTQLQHVIVTGIKDYLPFPKNVLYPFVQKKQKPFTVVDVQYGGSVHSFKELISKSENRRIPVDVHPKEDVALLQYTGGTTGPAKGVMLTHANLVVNSKQCSIWIYKHRIGEEVVLAALPFFHVYGMTVVMNQAIMTRAKLIILPRFDPKQVLQTIHKQRPTLFPGAPTMYIALLNHPDLMKYDLSSIQACISGSAPLPMEVQQKFQSIISGSLVEGYGLTEASPVTHANLIYGKQVKGSIGLPWPNTEAAIYSTERGEFAEIGEVGELLVRGPQVMRGYWNQPEETAAVFKDDWLMTGDMGYMDENGYFYIVDRKKDLIIAGGYNIYPREIEEVLYEHEAVKEAVVVGIPDPYRGETVKAFVVLKENAVCTEDQLNKYCRENLAAFKVPRVYEFRSELPKTMVGKILRRVLLEEEKAKEREKQEI from the coding sequence GTGGAAAGAAGATGGCTTAACCATTATCCACCAGAAATCCCCAGTGAGGTTGAGTATAAAGAACAACCTTTATTCACGTATTTAGAAGAAGCAGCTACTAAAAACCCAGAAAAGGTTGCTCTTCATTTTTTAGGTAAAGAAATGTCGTATCAACAGCTTTACGAGAGTGCTGTCCGGTTTTCCAACGGACTGTCTTCACTCGGAATCGGCAAGGGCGACCGGGTGGCGATTATGCTGCCGAACTGCCCGCAGGCGGTTATTGCTTATTATGGTATCCTTCTCGCTGGAGGAATCGTGGTCCAGACCAATCCCCTTTATACGGAACGAGAACTGAGCCATCAGCTGGAGGACAGCGGGGCAGCTGCTATCGTTTGTCTGGATCAGCTCTTTTCGAGGGTAGCTTCTGTAAAAGAATTAACACAGCTGCAGCATGTGATTGTGACGGGCATTAAGGATTATTTGCCATTTCCAAAAAATGTGCTCTATCCGTTTGTTCAGAAAAAACAAAAGCCATTTACGGTGGTTGATGTTCAGTATGGCGGAAGTGTCCATTCGTTTAAAGAACTGATCAGCAAAAGCGAAAACCGGCGAATCCCTGTTGACGTCCACCCGAAAGAGGATGTGGCATTGCTGCAGTATACAGGAGGAACGACGGGCCCTGCAAAAGGTGTGATGCTGACACATGCTAATTTGGTCGTCAATTCAAAACAATGCAGCATCTGGATTTATAAGCACCGGATTGGAGAAGAAGTTGTGCTGGCTGCATTGCCTTTTTTCCATGTGTATGGCATGACGGTTGTGATGAATCAGGCGATCATGACACGGGCAAAACTGATCATCCTTCCGCGTTTTGATCCGAAACAAGTGCTGCAGACGATCCATAAACAGCGTCCGACCTTGTTTCCTGGCGCACCGACCATGTATATTGCGTTGCTGAACCATCCGGATTTGATGAAGTATGACCTTTCTTCAATCCAGGCTTGCATCAGTGGTTCTGCACCGCTCCCGATGGAAGTTCAGCAGAAGTTCCAGTCGATCATCTCTGGAAGCCTTGTGGAAGGCTATGGCCTCACAGAAGCTTCACCGGTTACGCATGCCAATCTGATCTATGGAAAGCAGGTTAAAGGAAGTATCGGTCTGCCGTGGCCGAATACGGAAGCGGCCATCTATTCCACCGAGCGCGGAGAGTTTGCGGAAATTGGGGAAGTTGGCGAGTTATTGGTGCGGGGGCCTCAGGTGATGAGAGGGTATTGGAATCAGCCGGAGGAAACAGCTGCTGTTTTTAAAGATGACTGGCTCATGACCGGTGATATGGGATATATGGATGAGAATGGATATTTTTATATCGTGGACCGGAAGAAAGATTTGATCATCGCAGGAGGATATAATATTTATCCCCGCGAAATTGAAGAAGTTCTTTATGAGCATGAAGCGGTAAAGGAAGCTGTCGTTGTTGGAATCCCGGATCCGTACCGCGGTGAAACCGTAAAGGCTTTTGTCGTGCTGAAAGAGAACGCCGTTTGTACGGAGGATCAGCTTAACAAATATTGCAGAGAAAACCTTGCTGCCTTTAAGGTACCAAGGGTGTACGAATTTAGAAGCGAGCTTCCAAAAACGATGGTCGGGAAAATTTTAAGAAGAGTTTTATTGGAAGAAGAGAAAGCGAAAGAGCGGGAAAAACAAGAGATATAG
- a CDS encoding endonuclease MutS2 → MQERVLRVLEYTKIIEQLKKHASSSLGKQKVEQLQPSVDFAEISHWQDSTDEGAKVLRLKGQAPLGGIRDIRASLKRSQIGGLLNTDELLDIATTVYGGRRFKRFTEGMVEDGIELPILDSLVAQIEPLIELEQEIKACIDDNGHVMDSASPALRTIRSQLRTFEARVREKLESMVRSSSYQKMLSDAIITIRNDRFVLPVKQEYRGSFGGMVHDQSASGATLFIEPQAVVAINNQLKDAKAKETREIEKILKELSLLVGESAEALAHNVTILAEIDFIFAKAQYSRELKATKPIMNDREYISLRKARHPLIDQDTVVPIDVELGGAFQSLIITGPNTGGKTVTLKTIGLLSLMAQSGLQVPAEEESEMTVFEAIHADIGDEQSIEQSLSTFSSHMVNIVDILKTVNFKSLVLFDELGAGTDPQEGAALAISILDYVFERGAKVIATTHYSELKAYAYNRDGVINASVEFNVETLRPTYKLLIGVPGRSNAFEISRRLGLESSIIDEAKSQISDEDNKIDNMIRSLEDNQKRAEEERENAIKIRQEAEQLKAELEAELQHLERDRDRLLEEAERKAEEAVANARRTAEEVIKELKEYQKEAGNVKEHRLIDARKKLEEATPALRSKKKKAAASKPKSASFKPGDEVKVLSFGQKGHIINKVSNNEYQVQIGILKMNVSLNDLELIKQTKEKKTEPRSFVKVQGSDDSVRPELDLRGKRYEDAMLEVDKYLDEAMLAGYPQVSIIHGKGTGALRSGVQQLLKSHPNVKSTRMGAANEGGSGITVALLK, encoded by the coding sequence TTGCAAGAACGAGTACTTCGAGTCTTAGAATATACAAAAATCATTGAACAGTTAAAAAAACACGCAAGTTCAAGCCTGGGCAAACAAAAGGTTGAACAGCTTCAGCCTTCTGTAGATTTTGCTGAGATCAGCCATTGGCAGGACAGCACAGATGAAGGTGCCAAAGTCCTCCGGTTAAAAGGGCAGGCACCGCTTGGCGGAATACGGGATATCCGTGCAAGCCTGAAGAGGTCGCAGATCGGCGGGCTGCTGAATACGGATGAACTTCTCGATATTGCGACTACAGTGTATGGCGGCAGGCGCTTTAAGCGGTTTACAGAGGGAATGGTGGAGGATGGAATTGAACTGCCGATCCTTGACAGCCTTGTTGCACAGATTGAACCACTGATTGAACTGGAGCAGGAGATTAAAGCTTGTATAGACGACAACGGCCATGTTATGGACAGTGCCAGTCCAGCTTTGCGAACAATTAGAAGCCAGCTGCGCACGTTCGAGGCCAGAGTGCGTGAGAAATTGGAAAGCATGGTCCGTTCCTCGAGCTATCAAAAAATGCTATCCGATGCGATCATCACGATTCGAAATGACCGCTTCGTGCTGCCCGTTAAACAGGAATACCGCGGCAGCTTCGGGGGTATGGTGCATGACCAGTCCGCTTCGGGAGCCACACTCTTTATTGAGCCTCAAGCTGTCGTTGCGATCAATAACCAGCTGAAAGATGCGAAAGCCAAAGAAACAAGAGAGATTGAAAAGATTTTAAAAGAACTTTCATTACTGGTCGGGGAATCAGCTGAAGCTTTAGCCCATAATGTGACGATTCTGGCAGAGATTGATTTTATTTTTGCAAAAGCGCAGTACAGCCGTGAACTGAAGGCGACGAAACCAATCATGAACGACAGAGAATACATCTCTCTCCGTAAAGCGAGGCATCCGCTAATCGATCAGGACACTGTAGTTCCAATCGATGTGGAGCTTGGTGGTGCTTTTCAATCATTGATCATTACCGGTCCCAATACAGGGGGTAAAACGGTTACTTTAAAAACGATCGGCCTGTTATCATTAATGGCCCAATCCGGACTTCAGGTTCCTGCAGAAGAAGAGTCTGAGATGACGGTGTTTGAAGCCATTCATGCCGACATAGGTGATGAGCAATCGATTGAACAGTCATTAAGTACGTTCTCATCTCATATGGTCAACATTGTTGATATCCTGAAAACAGTGAATTTTAAAAGCCTGGTTCTGTTTGATGAACTTGGAGCTGGAACCGATCCGCAGGAAGGAGCGGCACTTGCTATCTCCATCCTTGATTATGTGTTTGAACGGGGAGCGAAAGTAATCGCTACGACCCACTACAGTGAGTTGAAGGCTTATGCTTATAACCGCGATGGCGTCATCAATGCAAGCGTTGAATTTAACGTGGAGACGCTGAGGCCGACCTACAAGCTGCTGATCGGAGTTCCGGGCAGAAGCAACGCGTTTGAGATTTCCAGACGCCTAGGTTTGGAGTCCTCCATTATTGATGAAGCCAAATCGCAAATCAGTGATGAAGACAACAAGATTGATAACATGATACGTTCGCTTGAGGATAACCAAAAGCGTGCAGAAGAAGAACGGGAGAATGCCATTAAAATCAGGCAGGAAGCCGAACAGCTAAAAGCTGAGCTGGAAGCAGAACTTCAGCATTTGGAACGGGATCGTGACCGGTTGCTCGAAGAAGCGGAGCGAAAAGCGGAAGAAGCTGTAGCGAATGCAAGAAGGACTGCTGAAGAAGTCATTAAAGAACTTAAAGAATATCAGAAAGAAGCGGGCAATGTGAAGGAACACCGATTGATCGATGCCCGTAAAAAGCTGGAGGAAGCAACGCCTGCTCTTCGGTCGAAGAAGAAAAAGGCAGCAGCTTCCAAACCGAAATCTGCTTCGTTTAAACCAGGCGATGAAGTGAAAGTGCTGAGTTTCGGCCAAAAAGGCCATATTATCAATAAAGTCAGCAACAACGAATATCAGGTACAGATCGGTATTTTAAAAATGAACGTATCACTCAACGACCTTGAATTGATCAAACAGACGAAAGAGAAAAAAACAGAGCCGAGATCGTTTGTAAAAGTGCAGGGAAGCGATGACTCGGTCCGTCCTGAACTTGATCTCCGCGGCAAGCGGTATGAGGATGCGATGCTAGAAGTGGATAAGTATTTGGATGAAGCAATGTTAGCCGGATATCCTCAAGTTTCTATTATTCATGGGAAAGGAACCGGTGCTCTTCGCTCCGGTGTCCAGCAGCTGCTCAAATCACATCCCAATGTTAAATCGACACGCATGGGAGCAGCAAATGAAGGCGGAAGCGGCATAACCGTAGCGCTATTAAAATAA
- a CDS encoding CvpA family protein — protein MLDLILIVILIAGFFIGLKRGLVMQVVHLVGFIAAYVVAYLYFDDLAPHLKLWIPYPSIGNDSPMSTILSSISLEDVYYRAIAFALLFFGTKIILQIVGNMLNFIADLPLLRTVNRWLGGVLGFIEVYLILFLLLYVASLIPSGSIHTAYQDSFIGQGMVENTPVFSETIKDLWSKNMG, from the coding sequence ATGCTAGATCTTATTTTAATTGTTATATTAATTGCCGGTTTTTTTATCGGACTGAAACGAGGTTTGGTCATGCAGGTTGTCCATCTCGTTGGGTTTATAGCGGCTTACGTCGTGGCTTATCTATATTTTGACGACTTGGCGCCTCATTTAAAATTGTGGATTCCATATCCTTCGATCGGTAATGACAGCCCGATGTCAACGATTCTGAGCAGCATTTCCTTAGAGGATGTATACTATCGTGCCATCGCCTTTGCTCTCTTGTTCTTCGGAACGAAGATCATCTTGCAGATCGTAGGAAACATGCTTAACTTTATTGCTGACCTGCCGCTGCTCCGCACGGTAAACCGCTGGCTCGGAGGAGTCCTGGGATTTATCGAAGTTTATCTGATTTTATTCTTATTGCTTTATGTCGCTTCGTTGATTCCGTCTGGTTCCATCCATACGGCTTACCAGGATTCCTTTATCGGACAGGGAATGGTTGAGAATACTCCGGTATTCTCTGAAACGATTAAAGATTTATGGTCAAAAAATATGGGGTAA